Proteins encoded by one window of Enterobacter pseudoroggenkampii:
- a CDS encoding NAD(P)H-dependent oxidoreductase, producing MSATHAINNALIVTAHPVDNSLSHSLATHIAGKLREQGTQVEIADLHAEGFNPAMSRADLDLYHGDPSALPDDILREQQRVERADMLVFVFPVYWWSVPALLKGWFDRVLTLNWAYKVADDGRIVGNLRDVPVRLIATGGSDLTGFDKHGYSTAIQTQIIEGVFGFCGLKNVKLDILYQADTATPEQVEEFLQGLGRIL from the coding sequence ATGTCTGCTACACATGCCATTAATAACGCACTGATCGTGACGGCTCACCCTGTCGACAATTCATTATCCCATTCGCTGGCAACCCATATTGCCGGAAAATTACGCGAGCAAGGTACGCAGGTTGAGATCGCCGATCTGCATGCTGAAGGGTTTAATCCGGCCATGTCTCGCGCCGACCTTGATTTGTATCACGGCGATCCGAGCGCCCTTCCCGACGATATTCTGCGCGAGCAGCAGCGCGTCGAGCGAGCGGATATGCTGGTGTTTGTCTTCCCCGTGTACTGGTGGTCGGTCCCCGCGCTGTTGAAAGGCTGGTTCGATCGCGTATTAACCCTGAACTGGGCGTATAAGGTGGCCGATGACGGACGGATTGTGGGCAACTTACGGGATGTTCCCGTCCGCCTGATTGCCACTGGCGGCAGCGATCTCACCGGATTTGATAAACACGGCTATTCGACGGCGATTCAGACGCAGATTATCGAAGGTGTATTTGGCTTCTGCGGGTTGAAGAACGTTAAGCTCGATATCCTTTACCAGGCAGATACGGCGACGCCTGAGCAGGTTGAGGAATTCCTGCAAGGGCTCGGCAGAATTCTATAA